A single genomic interval of Anopheles darlingi chromosome X, idAnoDarlMG_H_01, whole genome shotgun sequence harbors:
- the LOC125950384 gene encoding uncharacterized protein LOC125950384 — protein MRKTWVKRDNIYYKPFYKQKLKLTLIGVLGLGILFFVYQLVYISQFLPSSSSLSLSLSSSGSSGSALLAAQMRPPLHANSNNPVASAELGADGGSPPSATPLAANGGLHGSSNSDTGQHQYAYVERIGNHERMILR, from the coding sequence ATGCGCAAAACGTGGGTTAAGCGCGACAACATATACTATAAACCGTTCTACAAGCAGAAGCTCAAGCTCACGCTGATCGGTGTGCTCGGACTGGGTATCCTGTTCTTCGTCTACCAGCTGGTCTACATCAGTCAGTttctgccatcgtcgtcgtcgttgtcgttgtcgttgtcgtcgtcggggtcATCGGGGTCGGCCTTGCTGGCCGCCCAGATGCGGCCCCCGCTCCACGCAAATAGTAATAATCCCGTTGCTTCGGCAGAACTGGGAGCGGACGGCGGCagcccaccatcagcaacaccgtTGGCGGCGAACGGGGGGCTACACGGCAGTAGTAATTCGGACACCGGGCAGCACCAGTACGCCTACGTCGAACGGATCGGGAACCACGAGCGTATGATCCTGCGGTAA